A portion of the Paracoccaceae bacterium Fryx2 genome contains these proteins:
- a CDS encoding helix-turn-helix domain-containing protein, with the protein MSHAATNWVIQQRGLKPATKIVLWFLCDRHNPDFGCFPTQARLAEDAEMSISALNDHLATLEKLGLIHRIRAHHPHSHRRLPTRYVLGFEQGFPQKPPPESGESFVEIMEENHDPSPESPDGANSGFPGVPSPDFPQSHLRNPEYNLVREPLTKPVKEEEDAAAREIDFDRFFAELLTALGIDPNGTLPAWWQGWPAKTHVRRWIDDLGLTEDRIIETATETRRDHPAPPDGPKALDRAIERAAKRDEQAAATSAKPTTAKRQPKRTEGARPSADELAAFYADMVNSDRFLPANTISNTIRDAMLSRGLVTPERLRARGVH; encoded by the coding sequence ATGAGCCACGCCGCCACCAACTGGGTCATCCAACAGCGCGGGCTGAAGCCTGCCACCAAGATCGTCCTGTGGTTCCTCTGCGATCGCCACAACCCGGATTTCGGCTGCTTTCCGACACAAGCGCGGCTGGCCGAGGACGCGGAAATGTCCATCTCCGCCCTGAACGATCATCTCGCCACGCTGGAGAAACTGGGCCTGATCCACCGCATCCGGGCCCACCATCCGCACAGCCATCGGCGCTTGCCAACGCGGTATGTCCTCGGGTTCGAGCAGGGATTCCCGCAAAAGCCACCTCCGGAAAGTGGAGAAAGCTTTGTTGAAATCATGGAAGAAAATCACGACCCATCTCCGGAATCGCCAGATGGGGCCAACTCCGGATTTCCGGGTGTTCCATCTCCGGATTTTCCCCAAAGCCATCTCCGGAATCCGGAGTATAACCTTGTAAGAGAACCTTTAACTAAACCAGTAAAGGAGGAGGAGGACGCGGCTGCGCGCGAGATCGATTTTGATCGTTTCTTCGCAGAGCTGCTGACAGCGTTGGGCATCGATCCAAACGGCACCCTGCCCGCCTGGTGGCAGGGCTGGCCAGCCAAAACCCATGTGCGCCGCTGGATCGACGACCTTGGCCTCACCGAGGACCGGATCATCGAGACCGCAACCGAAACCCGAAGGGACCACCCTGCCCCGCCAGACGGTCCCAAGGCCCTTGACCGGGCGATAGAACGCGCCGCCAAGCGCGATGAGCAGGCCGCGGCAACCTCCGCCAAGCCAACAACCGCCAAGCGCCAACCCAAGCGCACAGAGGGCGCACGGCCCAGCGCCGACGAACTCGCGGCCTTCTACGCCGACATGGTCAATTCGGACCGGTTCCTGCCCGCCAACACGATCAGCAACACAATCCGCGATGCCATGCTGTCACGCGGCCTCGTCACGCCAGAGCGGTTGAGAGCGCGGGGTGTGCATTGA
- a CDS encoding antitoxin Xre/MbcA/ParS toxin-binding domain-containing protein, which yields MSLEAFAEDGRFAPSRIATALRTTLDEVARTVGLGRDAVVRQDRIASPKTQKRLREMVEILNRVEPRFGSALIAYAWYRSEPLAGFGGLTAMQLVREGQAADVLEYIDAVDAGIYA from the coding sequence ATGAGTCTCGAAGCCTTCGCCGAAGATGGCCGGTTCGCCCCCAGCCGGATCGCCACCGCCCTGCGCACCACGCTGGATGAGGTTGCCCGCACCGTCGGCCTTGGCCGCGACGCTGTCGTGCGGCAAGACCGGATCGCCAGCCCCAAGACCCAGAAGCGGCTGCGAGAAATGGTCGAGATCCTGAACCGGGTTGAGCCGCGCTTTGGCTCCGCGCTGATCGCCTATGCCTGGTACCGGTCGGAACCGCTGGCGGGCTTTGGCGGGCTGACTGCGATGCAGCTTGTCCGCGAGGGCCAGGCTGCCGACGTTCTGGAGTACATCGACGCGGTCGACGCTGGCATTTACGCCTGA
- a CDS encoding RES domain-containing protein encodes MHFQGLLYRALNPIRAREPLSGEGARLHGGRFNPKGVPALYTALSVMTAIREANQIGTLQPTTLVCYEADITPVFDATDADALGTYDMTPADLAAEDWRLQMRANGKAPTQILAERLIADGYAGLQVPSFAKGARGEDLNMVLWVWGSTLPAKLVLIDDEGRLLQ; translated from the coding sequence ATGCACTTTCAGGGCCTTCTATACCGCGCGCTCAACCCGATCCGCGCCCGCGAGCCACTGTCGGGAGAAGGGGCCCGGCTGCATGGCGGGCGGTTCAACCCAAAGGGCGTACCGGCGCTCTACACCGCGCTATCGGTGATGACGGCGATCCGTGAGGCCAACCAGATAGGGACGCTTCAGCCAACGACGCTGGTCTGCTACGAGGCCGACATTACCCCCGTCTTTGATGCGACCGATGCCGATGCACTTGGCACGTACGACATGACGCCCGCCGATCTCGCCGCCGAAGACTGGCGGTTGCAGATGCGGGCAAATGGCAAAGCGCCGACGCAGATCCTCGCCGAACGGCTGATTGCCGACGGCTATGCCGGGCTGCAGGTACCAAGCTTTGCCAAGGGAGCGCGTGGTGAGGACTTGAACATGGTGCTCTGGGTCTGGGGGAGCACGCTTCCCGCCAAACTGGTGCTGATCGATGACGAAGGGCGTTTACTGCAATAA
- a CDS encoding pyridoxamine 5'-phosphate oxidase family protein, which produces MPDTQDIEDKFWKALRSDMTVMLGVSGVHDVTPRPMTAQIDADADQGPIWFFTSKDSTLAKALTTEQPSYFNFVAKGHDVWASVSGRMVISNDRAVIDRLWNGFIAAWYEGGKDDPDLCLMRFDPKDAEIWLDGSSLLAGLKVLFGSDPKEDYAGNVAKVSLA; this is translated from the coding sequence ATGCCCGATACCCAAGACATTGAAGACAAGTTCTGGAAAGCGCTGCGATCAGATATGACCGTGATGCTCGGCGTCTCCGGAGTGCACGACGTCACCCCACGCCCGATGACCGCACAGATCGATGCTGACGCAGATCAGGGGCCGATCTGGTTTTTTACCTCAAAGGACAGCACGCTGGCAAAGGCGCTGACGACCGAACAGCCGTCTTACTTCAACTTCGTTGCCAAAGGGCACGACGTCTGGGCTTCGGTCAGCGGTCGGATGGTCATATCCAACGACCGCGCCGTGATAGACAGGCTCTGGAACGGCTTCATCGCGGCTTGGTACGAAGGCGGCAAGGACGACCCCGATCTGTGTTTGATGCGCTTTGATCCGAAGGATGCCGAAATCTGGCTGGACGGATCGAGCCTGCTCGCCGGGCTCAAGGTTCTGTTCGGGTCCGATCCGAAGGAAGATTATGCGGGCAACGTGGCCAAAGTCTCCCTCGCCTGA